A single genomic interval of Agromyces cerinus harbors:
- a CDS encoding FHA domain-containing protein, with the protein MPAQFSPGAASAPAVQHQAAPRATSAVDPVPLPGTLPWQQRGTAEPDAPVAKAAPVEVRQHLSRAELVFSTGQRVRIAGNAVIGRKPAQTAQATGAQAIEVEDDTRSMSRVHLFLELNDGVLVAGDAGSSNGSGVQRDGVLTPLESGGPKVEVHPGDTVWVGDVNFVIHSA; encoded by the coding sequence GTGCCGGCGCAGTTCTCGCCCGGGGCCGCTTCGGCGCCCGCCGTCCAGCACCAGGCCGCTCCCCGCGCGACCTCGGCCGTCGACCCGGTGCCGCTTCCCGGAACGCTTCCGTGGCAGCAGCGCGGCACCGCTGAGCCCGATGCGCCCGTGGCCAAGGCCGCCCCGGTCGAGGTGCGCCAGCACCTCAGCCGTGCCGAGCTCGTGTTCTCCACGGGGCAGCGCGTCCGGATCGCAGGCAACGCCGTCATCGGTCGGAAGCCCGCGCAGACAGCGCAGGCGACCGGCGCGCAGGCGATCGAGGTCGAGGACGACACGCGCTCGATGTCGCGGGTGCACCTGTTCCTCGAGTTGAACGACGGCGTGCTCGTCGCCGGCGATGCCGGGTCGAGCAACGGCTCCGGCGTGCAGCGCGACGGCGTGCTCACGCCGCTCGAGAGCGGCGGCCCCAAGGTCGAGGTGCATCCGGGCGACACCGTGTGGGTCGGCGACGTGAA